Proteins found in one Sulfuricurvum sp. IAE1 genomic segment:
- the rsmG gene encoding 16S rRNA (guanine(527)-N(7))-methyltransferase RsmG yields the protein MSRLRTLIERAAIPVEESFFEKIEQYKALLAKWNKIHNLTGAKSADQIDDFIVDALFPITFLPPLKTAMDIGTGAGFPGMVLAIALPATRFTLVEPLSKRASFLQFVKADLGLSNVEVKALRAEQLPSAPYDLVTSRAVTDTKMLMKLSEPFCVPGTLLLFYKGERVYDEVDETLDYKVIEAENRHYLLIKR from the coding sequence TTGAGCCGTTTGCGTACCCTGATCGAACGGGCCGCCATTCCGGTCGAAGAATCCTTTTTCGAGAAAATCGAGCAGTACAAAGCGCTGCTGGCCAAATGGAACAAAATCCACAATCTCACGGGGGCCAAATCGGCCGATCAGATCGACGACTTCATCGTCGACGCATTGTTTCCGATCACCTTTCTTCCCCCGCTTAAAACTGCGATGGATATCGGAACAGGGGCCGGTTTTCCGGGAATGGTGCTCGCTATCGCCCTCCCCGCCACCCGGTTCACGCTCGTCGAACCGCTGAGCAAGCGGGCCAGTTTTCTGCAGTTCGTCAAAGCCGATCTGGGCCTCTCCAACGTCGAGGTCAAGGCGCTGCGGGCCGAACAGCTGCCGAGCGCTCCGTACGATCTGGTCACCTCGCGCGCCGTTACCGATACCAAAATGCTGATGAAGCTTTCCGAGCCGTTTTGCGTTCCGGGAACCCTTTTGCTCTTTTACAAAGGGGAAAGAGTGTATGATGAAGTCGATGAAACGCTTGATTACAAGGTCATCGAAGCGGAAAACCGCCACTACCTGCTGATAAAGAGATAA
- a CDS encoding HIT family protein, whose translation MLYSDSLISIELHESSVPWLKIFTQTPRKEFSECTAEEKKAIWDALDRIEKAMLAYFTPDKINIASFGNMLPRVHWHIMARFRNDDYFPEPMWGVKQREGFVLPAPMEPFLERLKEEFSGRRAAD comes from the coding sequence ATGCTCTACTCCGATTCACTCATTTCCATCGAACTTCACGAAAGTTCCGTCCCCTGGCTCAAGATTTTCACCCAAACGCCGCGTAAAGAGTTTTCCGAATGTACCGCCGAGGAAAAAAAAGCGATATGGGACGCCCTTGACCGCATCGAAAAAGCGATGCTGGCCTATTTCACCCCCGACAAAATCAACATCGCGTCGTTCGGAAACATGCTTCCGCGCGTTCATTGGCACATCATGGCCCGATTTCGGAACGACGATTATTTTCCCGAACCGATGTGGGGAGTGAAACAAAGAGAGGGATTTGTGCTTCCGGCCCCGATGGAGCCGTTTTTGGAGCGTCTGAAAGAGGAGTTCTCCGGCCGTAGGGCCGCTGATTAA
- the rpmF gene encoding 50S ribosomal protein L32, which translates to MAVPKRRVSHTRAAKRRTHYKITLARPVKDKDGTYKLPHYVNPTTGEYK; encoded by the coding sequence ATGGCAGTACCTAAAAGAAGAGTGAGTCACACTCGCGCCGCGAAACGCAGAACTCACTACAAAATCACTCTTGCACGTCCGGTCAAAGACAAAGACGGCACCTACAAATTGCCTCACTATGTCAACCCGACAACCGGTGAGTACAAATAA
- the argF gene encoding ornithine carbamoyltransferase codes for MRHFLTLKDYTKEEILEILELGVEIKKEVKAKNFVPRLANQTLAMIFEKSSTRTRVSFEVGMYQLGGHALFLSNRDIHLGRGEPVKDTARVISSMCDMVMIRTYEQSKLEEFSRYSKVPVINGLSDSYHPVQLLADYMTMMECGKDKNPIVAYVGDGNNMTHSWLMLASKLGFELRVATPKGYECDPAIIADAMEFAKQSGAKISISNDPKEAVKGATVVTTDTWISMGQEEEKAQRLRAFEGYIVDEALMALAEKGAIFLHCLPAYRGVEVSESVLEGEQSLIFEEAENRLHAQKGLMVWLDKHR; via the coding sequence GTGAGACATTTTTTAACGCTGAAAGACTACACTAAAGAAGAGATCCTCGAGATTCTCGAACTGGGAGTAGAGATTAAAAAAGAGGTGAAAGCCAAAAACTTCGTCCCCCGCCTCGCCAATCAGACGCTTGCCATGATCTTCGAAAAAAGTTCCACGCGCACCCGCGTCAGTTTCGAAGTCGGGATGTACCAGCTCGGCGGTCATGCGCTCTTTCTTTCCAACCGCGATATCCATCTCGGACGCGGCGAACCGGTCAAAGATACCGCCCGGGTCATCTCTTCGATGTGCGACATGGTGATGATCCGTACCTATGAGCAAAGCAAGCTCGAAGAGTTTTCGCGCTATTCGAAAGTTCCCGTCATCAACGGCCTCAGCGACAGCTATCATCCGGTACAGCTCCTCGCCGATTACATGACGATGATGGAATGCGGAAAAGACAAAAATCCGATCGTCGCCTACGTCGGTGACGGCAACAACATGACCCACTCGTGGCTGATGCTCGCTTCCAAACTCGGGTTCGAACTCCGCGTCGCAACCCCCAAGGGGTACGAGTGCGATCCGGCCATCATCGCCGATGCGATGGAGTTTGCCAAACAAAGCGGGGCGAAAATTTCGATCAGCAACGATCCAAAAGAGGCGGTCAAAGGGGCTACCGTCGTGACGACGGATACATGGATCTCGATGGGGCAGGAAGAAGAAAAAGCCCAGAGGCTCCGCGCATTCGAAGGCTACATCGTCGACGAAGCACTGATGGCGCTCGCGGAGAAAGGGGCGATTTTTCTCCATTGTCTTCCCGCCTATCGCGGCGTCGAGGTGAGCGAAAGCGTTTTGGAAGGGGAACAGAGTCTTATCTTCGAAGAGGCGGAAAACCGTCTCCATGCGCAGAAAGGATTGATGGTCTGGCTCGATAAACACCGTTAA
- the ribA gene encoding GTP cyclohydrolase II, which translates to MSMQPTFEKSSIANLPSKYGRFKIRVYKEGIQEHLAIFTEGFENAEAPLVRIHSECLTGDTLGSIKCDCNNQLHIALKMIAAEGGLVIYHRQEGRNIGLLNKVNAYALQDQGRNTIEANVELGFEPDQRTYDVVREIFHDFGLTRIRLLTNNPAKVSVVENLDVEIVQRIPVVIDPNPHNEGYLKVKKEQMGHLF; encoded by the coding sequence ATGAGTATGCAACCGACATTTGAAAAATCATCGATCGCCAATCTGCCGAGTAAATACGGCCGCTTCAAAATCCGCGTTTACAAAGAGGGGATACAAGAACACCTCGCCATTTTCACCGAAGGATTCGAAAACGCCGAGGCCCCTTTGGTCCGCATCCACTCCGAATGCCTCACGGGCGATACGCTCGGAAGTATCAAATGCGATTGCAACAACCAGCTTCACATTGCCCTCAAAATGATCGCCGCAGAGGGGGGGCTGGTTATCTACCACCGCCAGGAAGGGCGCAACATCGGTCTGCTCAACAAGGTCAACGCCTACGCACTGCAAGACCAGGGGCGCAACACCATCGAGGCGAACGTGGAACTGGGGTTTGAGCCCGACCAGCGTACCTACGACGTCGTCCGCGAAATCTTTCACGATTTCGGTCTGACCAGAATCCGCCTGCTGACCAATAACCCCGCCAAGGTTTCCGTCGTCGAAAATCTCGACGTCGAGATCGTTCAACGGATCCCCGTCGTCATTGATCCCAATCCCCACAACGAGGGGTATCTGAAAGTGAAAAAAGAACAAATGGGGCATCTGTTTTGA
- the hemB gene encoding porphobilinogen synthase → MERFRRTRLNSRLRSLVRETHVGVDDFIYPLFVRPGEGIKTEVASMPGVYQMSLDEILKECELLQSLGIYSIILFGIPEVKDSVGSDALCDHGIIATAVRAIKKAYPKMFVVTDLCFCEYTDHGHCGILDHVHETVDNDATLSISGQQALVHARAGADMIAPSGMMDGIITTLRDALDEGGYVNLPIMSYSTKFASGYYGPFRDVAESTPSFGDRSTYQMDPANRREAIRESLADEAQGADILMVKPALAYLDVIRDIREASSLPLAVYNVSGEYAMLKHAGNAGLIDYNRVMMETMVGFKRAGADIIISYHAKEVAQLLK, encoded by the coding sequence ATGGAGCGTTTTCGCCGTACACGCCTCAATTCCCGCCTGCGTTCACTGGTTCGCGAAACCCATGTGGGCGTCGATGATTTCATCTATCCGCTGTTCGTCCGTCCGGGGGAGGGGATTAAAACCGAGGTAGCGTCGATGCCGGGCGTTTACCAGATGTCGCTGGATGAGATTTTAAAAGAGTGCGAGCTGCTGCAGTCGCTGGGGATCTATTCGATCATCCTTTTCGGTATCCCCGAGGTCAAAGACTCCGTCGGAAGCGACGCGTTGTGTGATCACGGCATCATTGCCACCGCCGTGCGTGCAATCAAAAAAGCGTATCCGAAGATGTTCGTCGTCACCGACCTGTGTTTTTGCGAATATACCGACCACGGGCACTGCGGGATCCTCGACCACGTACACGAGACGGTCGACAACGACGCGACCCTCTCGATTTCGGGCCAGCAGGCACTCGTCCATGCGCGTGCCGGGGCGGACATGATCGCCCCCTCGGGGATGATGGACGGTATCATCACGACATTGCGCGATGCCCTGGATGAGGGGGGATACGTCAACCTCCCCATCATGAGCTATTCGACCAAATTTGCCAGCGGCTATTACGGCCCTTTCCGTGACGTCGCCGAATCGACCCCCAGCTTCGGGGACCGCTCGACCTACCAGATGGATCCGGCCAACCGCCGTGAGGCGATCCGCGAAAGCCTCGCCGATGAAGCGCAGGGGGCCGATATCCTGATGGTCAAGCCCGCCCTGGCGTATCTCGACGTCATCCGCGACATCCGCGAAGCTTCCTCGCTTCCGCTGGCGGTCTACAACGTCAGCGGCGAGTATGCGATGCTCAAACACGCCGGTAATGCGGGGCTCATCGATTACAACCGCGTCATGATGGAGACGATGGTCGGTTTCAAACGCGCGGGTGCGGATATCATCATCAGCTACCACGCTAAAGAAGTGGCGCAGTTATTAAAATAA
- the plsX gene encoding phosphate acyltransferase PlsX, which translates to MIRIAIDAMGGDFGPEPIVKGTLEALKEKKFEPILVGKKDEILSLLPKGYKDKILIVEADDVIDMSDAATDALKRKESSIYKAIELVREGKADGVVSAGHSGATMSLATLRLGRLKHVLRPALVTLMPTKNGQRSVMLDVGANVDCKAEHLFQFGIMGYYYAQDMLGLAHPRVGLLANGEESSKGNEVTKETFGMLQNEKGFIGNVEGNNIFDGSCDVIVCDGFIGNLVLKASEGVASTISFFIKEYIRKSPVAITGALLMRKVFKLLKKEIDYAEIGGAPLIGIKGCAIVSHGKSNPKAIKNAIFQAIRYVNTGVNEHIEKRLEELKS; encoded by the coding sequence ATGATTAGAATTGCAATTGATGCAATGGGAGGGGACTTCGGTCCCGAACCGATTGTCAAAGGGACCCTTGAAGCGCTCAAGGAGAAAAAGTTTGAACCCATTCTGGTTGGGAAAAAAGATGAGATTTTATCTTTATTACCCAAGGGCTATAAAGATAAAATTTTAATCGTCGAAGCGGACGATGTCATCGACATGAGCGATGCGGCCACCGATGCGCTGAAACGAAAAGAGAGCTCGATCTACAAAGCGATCGAACTGGTACGCGAGGGGAAAGCCGACGGCGTTGTGAGCGCCGGTCACAGCGGTGCGACGATGTCGCTGGCGACCCTGCGTCTGGGGCGTCTCAAACACGTACTGCGCCCTGCACTGGTCACGCTCATGCCGACGAAAAACGGCCAGCGCAGTGTCATGCTTGATGTCGGAGCAAACGTCGACTGCAAGGCCGAACACCTTTTCCAGTTCGGTATCATGGGCTATTACTACGCACAGGACATGCTGGGACTCGCCCATCCGCGCGTCGGCCTTCTCGCCAACGGCGAAGAGAGTTCCAAAGGGAACGAAGTGACCAAAGAGACCTTCGGGATGCTTCAAAACGAAAAAGGGTTCATCGGCAACGTCGAAGGGAACAACATTTTCGACGGTTCCTGCGACGTCATCGTCTGCGACGGCTTTATCGGGAATCTCGTCCTCAAAGCTTCCGAAGGGGTTGCCTCTACGATCAGCTTTTTTATCAAAGAGTACATCCGCAAATCGCCGGTAGCGATCACGGGTGCGCTTTTGATGCGTAAAGTGTTCAAGCTCCTTAAAAAAGAGATCGACTACGCCGAAATCGGCGGAGCCCCGCTGATCGGTATCAAAGGGTGCGCCATCGTCAGCCACGGCAAAAGCAATCCCAAAGCGATCAAAAACGCAATATTTCAGGCGATCCGTTACGTAAACACCGGCGTCAACGAACATATCGAAAAACGGCTCGAAGAGCTTAAAAGCTGA
- a CDS encoding PP0621 family protein: protein MLKLLLLVGVIAAVYFIFFKKKSLTPPPADKMQDEAMVPCAKCDTYVQVKEAFMKEGKYYCSRECMED from the coding sequence ATGCTCAAACTGTTGCTGCTCGTCGGTGTCATCGCCGCCGTTTATTTCATCTTTTTCAAAAAAAAGAGCCTGACCCCGCCTCCCGCAGACAAAATGCAGGATGAAGCGATGGTTCCGTGCGCCAAATGCGACACCTATGTCCAGGTCAAAGAGGCCTTTATGAAAGAGGGCAAATACTATTGCTCCCGAGAGTGTATGGAGGATTGA
- a CDS encoding alanine racemase, giving the protein MGYITLSREALIHNLDIIAQQVGTKDKIAVVLKDNAYGHGAVMIAEAAGAYGVKNAVVRTEAEAVEIEPFFDRILILADTSTYVNPKFSYAVNSLEEIGRFLPGTRVELKVDTGMHRNGVSPSDLAEAFEKMALRGLECVGMMSHLRSAETLSSEWFWQRRAFDSLKETARSLAASHGWNLRFHLSNSAGTFRSSECTDDMARVGIALYGCLEMDKGLETPPLKPVLSLWGKRIATRVLKKGERIGYNGIYEAATDEVVSTYDLGYANGLDRLASNRYTTPQGIALRGRISMDNAVFASDAEELLVFDNANGYARSVGTIGYEILACLDKSLERRWTK; this is encoded by the coding sequence ATGGGATACATTACGCTCAGCCGCGAGGCACTGATTCATAATCTTGACATTATCGCACAACAAGTTGGAACCAAAGATAAAATCGCCGTCGTACTCAAAGACAACGCCTACGGTCACGGTGCGGTTATGATCGCCGAGGCTGCCGGTGCGTACGGCGTCAAAAACGCGGTGGTGCGGACAGAAGCCGAGGCGGTGGAGATCGAACCGTTCTTCGATCGTATCTTGATCCTTGCCGATACCTCGACGTACGTGAATCCCAAATTCAGCTACGCGGTCAATTCGCTGGAGGAGATCGGGCGGTTTCTCCCCGGGACGCGGGTCGAATTGAAAGTCGATACCGGGATGCACCGTAACGGCGTCTCACCCTCCGATCTGGCCGAAGCGTTCGAAAAAATGGCGCTCAGAGGACTCGAATGCGTCGGAATGATGAGCCACCTGCGCAGTGCGGAGACGCTCAGCAGCGAGTGGTTCTGGCAGCGAAGAGCGTTCGATTCGCTTAAAGAAACCGCACGTTCTCTGGCGGCATCGCATGGCTGGAACCTCCGGTTTCATCTGTCGAATTCGGCCGGGACGTTCCGAAGTTCTGAATGTACCGATGATATGGCGCGGGTAGGGATCGCCCTTTACGGATGCCTGGAAATGGACAAAGGACTCGAAACGCCGCCGCTCAAACCGGTTTTGTCGCTGTGGGGAAAACGGATCGCGACGCGTGTGCTCAAAAAAGGGGAACGAATCGGTTATAACGGGATATATGAAGCCGCGACGGATGAAGTGGTATCGACGTACGATCTGGGATACGCCAACGGGCTTGACCGTCTGGCCTCGAACCGCTATACGACGCCGCAGGGGATCGCGCTGCGGGGACGCATTTCGATGGACAACGCGGTATTCGCCAGCGACGCCGAGGAGCTGCTGGTGTTTGACAACGCCAACGGCTATGCCCGCTCGGTGGGGACTATCGGATACGAAATCCTAGCCTGCCTCGACAAGAGTCTTGAACGCCGGTGGACTAAGTAG
- a CDS encoding DEAD/DEAH box helicase, which translates to MSNTVNNTENVQTFDDFGLRSEIMQSIKYAGFTQPSPIQSMVIPVIMEGRDVVGQAHTGTGKTAAFGLPTLNKMHLKGGIETLIITPTRELANQVSDEIYKFGRHLGVRTVTIYGGSSYNRQIDLIERGAQVIIATPGRLLDMLSRDMLKGFAPSTVILDEADEMLDMGFLDDINEIFTFLPTERQTLLFSATMPAPIKQLAERILVNPFFASITKEETTNTDITQQYYVIEESERDDAIIRLMDAEDAQKTVVFCRTKKEVDRLSNVLSAVGYSAKGLHGDMEQRQRESVIKGLKTDAVDVLIATDVAARGLHIDGVTHVFNYHIPFDPESYVHRIGRTGRAGKKGVAITLVTPLEFKELQRIRAKVGTTMEHAYIPSKHDVKEAQVSRLLSEIEKQHIYDEAHKVLDKLKEDYDMEQIAYKLISVLMEQNKVHGPNQIGIAAERLEKILHNLERRGGDRGGNRRGGGFNRNRNNHRTGGYRGDRDRGDRGDRGGDRGGDRSERSRSFGGANRSNKPKY; encoded by the coding sequence ATGAGTAACACAGTAAACAACACGGAAAATGTCCAGACATTCGACGATTTCGGTCTCCGTTCCGAAATCATGCAGAGTATCAAATATGCGGGATTTACCCAGCCAAGCCCCATCCAGTCGATGGTCATCCCGGTCATCATGGAAGGGCGCGACGTTGTCGGGCAAGCCCATACCGGTACAGGGAAAACGGCGGCTTTCGGCCTTCCTACCCTCAACAAAATGCATCTTAAAGGGGGGATTGAAACCCTTATCATCACCCCGACGCGCGAACTGGCCAACCAGGTCAGCGACGAGATCTACAAATTCGGACGTCACCTGGGCGTGCGCACTGTCACCATCTACGGCGGCAGTTCGTACAACCGCCAGATCGATCTGATCGAGCGCGGAGCGCAGGTTATCATCGCGACTCCGGGACGTCTTTTGGACATGCTCAGCCGCGACATGCTCAAAGGGTTCGCCCCCTCGACGGTTATTCTCGACGAAGCCGACGAAATGCTCGATATGGGCTTTTTGGACGATATCAACGAAATTTTCACCTTTTTGCCGACCGAGCGTCAGACGCTTCTTTTTTCGGCGACGATGCCGGCTCCGATCAAGCAGCTGGCCGAGCGTATCCTGGTGAACCCGTTTTTTGCCTCAATTACCAAAGAGGAGACGACCAATACCGACATTACGCAGCAGTATTACGTCATCGAAGAATCTGAGCGCGACGATGCGATTATCCGTTTGATGGATGCCGAAGACGCGCAAAAAACGGTTGTATTCTGCCGCACTAAAAAAGAGGTTGACCGCCTCAGCAATGTCCTCTCCGCAGTCGGGTATTCGGCCAAGGGGCTTCACGGCGATATGGAGCAGCGCCAGCGTGAAAGCGTCATCAAAGGGCTCAAAACCGATGCGGTTGACGTCCTGATCGCAACCGACGTGGCGGCGCGGGGTCTGCACATCGACGGCGTTACCCACGTTTTCAACTACCATATTCCCTTCGACCCTGAAAGTTACGTTCACCGTATCGGCCGGACGGGACGCGCGGGTAAAAAAGGGGTAGCCATCACTCTGGTAACCCCGCTTGAGTTTAAAGAGCTCCAGCGTATCCGGGCCAAAGTCGGTACAACGATGGAACACGCCTACATTCCGAGCAAACACGACGTCAAAGAAGCCCAGGTCAGCCGTCTTCTCTCCGAAATCGAGAAACAGCATATTTACGACGAAGCGCACAAAGTGCTCGATAAGCTCAAAGAAGATTATGATATGGAGCAGATCGCGTACAAGCTGATTTCGGTCCTCATGGAACAAAACAAAGTGCACGGCCCGAATCAGATCGGTATTGCGGCGGAGCGCTTGGAGAAAATTCTTCACAACCTTGAGCGTCGCGGCGGCGATCGCGGCGGAAACCGTCGCGGCGGCGGATTTAACCGCAACCGTAACAATCATCGCACCGGCGGATACCGCGGTGACCGTGATCGTGGCGACCGCGGTGATCGCGGCGGCGACAGAGGCGGCGATCGCAGCGAACGTTCACGCAGCTTCGGCGGCGCCAACCGTTCAAACAAGCCTAAATATTAA
- a CDS encoding beta-ketoacyl-ACP synthase III, with product MYAAFRSIGAYVPSKVLTNSDLETMVDTTDEWITKRTGIKERHIAAEGETTSDMGVKAAELAIERAGIDKSTIDMVVCATISPDYFCMPSTATLITSKLGLAKVTAFDISAACTGFVYALSVAKAFIESGMKKNVLIVGAERLSAITDYTDRGTCILFGDGAGAAIISATDNKEEAIIDIHTGADGDYADLLMTPNGGSGSAHDELDREAAGCFMKMKGNETFKVAVRTLTSDVVEILRQNGIESSSIKHFVPHQANYRIIKAVGDALELSDDQVVLTVAKYGNTSGASIPMAINDIYESGRLQNGELMLLDAFGGGLTWGSALVPFAGKGK from the coding sequence ATGTACGCAGCATTTCGATCGATCGGAGCATACGTCCCCTCCAAAGTCCTGACCAACAGCGATCTGGAGACGATGGTCGATACCACCGACGAGTGGATTACCAAACGGACCGGGATCAAGGAACGTCACATCGCCGCCGAAGGCGAAACGACCAGCGACATGGGCGTCAAAGCGGCCGAGCTGGCCATCGAGCGTGCCGGCATCGATAAAAGCACCATCGACATGGTTGTGTGCGCCACGATCTCTCCCGATTATTTCTGTATGCCCTCGACCGCTACCCTGATCACTTCGAAACTGGGACTTGCGAAAGTCACCGCGTTCGATATTTCCGCTGCCTGCACCGGATTTGTCTACGCCCTTTCCGTCGCCAAAGCATTCATTGAATCGGGTATGAAGAAAAACGTCCTTATCGTCGGTGCGGAGCGCCTGAGCGCCATCACCGACTATACCGACCGGGGGACCTGTATCCTGTTCGGCGACGGTGCGGGAGCCGCCATAATCAGTGCAACGGACAACAAGGAAGAAGCGATTATCGACATCCATACCGGCGCGGATGGCGATTATGCCGATCTTCTGATGACTCCCAACGGCGGGAGCGGATCGGCGCACGACGAACTTGACCGCGAAGCGGCAGGATGCTTCATGAAAATGAAAGGGAACGAAACCTTTAAAGTCGCCGTCCGCACCCTCACCAGCGACGTTGTTGAGATCCTCAGGCAAAACGGTATCGAATCGTCCTCCATCAAACATTTCGTTCCCCATCAGGCCAACTACCGTATCATCAAAGCCGTCGGTGATGCGCTGGAACTCTCCGACGATCAGGTCGTCCTCACCGTTGCCAAATACGGCAATACCTCAGGCGCATCGATCCCGATGGCTATCAACGACATCTACGAGTCCGGTCGTCTTCAAAACGGCGAACTGATGCTCCTCGATGCCTTCGGCGGCGGTCTGACATGGGGAAGCGCCCTCGTCCCGTTTGCCGGAAAGGGCAAATAA
- a CDS encoding multiheme c-type cytochrome, whose amino-acid sequence MRWLLCVAVAVFTLQGAQAVAVGEKYKDSGKCKACHSHIVKEWESSWHAASHYANDEYFRKTIDYVARKQSGKSLNSIKIECAACHNPRISVTSTNAEYEALASLNLDRNTDAACATQSDTIAEGINCVVCHNIDRIHDTLPDTKRGVHRVGWMKSGTMSGPYSDAKSPYHRVEHRDFMDRNPDRLCFVCHANDTSEEGHRFTDMESEYKKGDKFCVDCHMGPRKEGVAATLRDAQGKPHKRQIRSHGFIGAHTETMWKDALAVSLKRASGGLEVTLNNPNPHPLPGGFGAREILIEVAYFRKGTGMGTQTRSLTSRFLNKRGKPTVPHLAAKTLENVSVPAYGSKSFTFGILKGADQVAVSVSYRLVNEEVRKMLGLKDPIWSRKAVIQKKVLKL is encoded by the coding sequence ATGCGCTGGTTGCTTTGCGTAGCCGTGGCGGTCTTCACTCTTCAAGGTGCCCAGGCGGTAGCCGTGGGCGAGAAATACAAAGATTCCGGCAAATGCAAAGCCTGTCACAGCCATATTGTCAAGGAATGGGAAAGTTCCTGGCATGCTGCGTCCCACTATGCCAACGACGAATACTTCCGCAAAACGATCGACTACGTTGCCCGCAAACAGAGCGGGAAATCGCTCAATTCGATCAAAATCGAATGCGCCGCGTGTCATAACCCCCGCATTTCCGTTACTTCCACCAATGCCGAATACGAAGCGCTCGCATCGCTGAATCTGGATCGTAACACTGACGCCGCGTGCGCGACTCAGAGCGATACGATCGCCGAGGGGATCAACTGCGTCGTCTGTCATAACATCGACCGAATCCACGACACCCTCCCCGATACCAAGCGGGGAGTCCACCGTGTAGGGTGGATGAAAAGCGGGACCATGAGCGGCCCGTATTCGGATGCCAAATCCCCTTACCACCGTGTCGAGCACCGTGATTTCATGGACCGTAATCCCGATCGTCTGTGTTTTGTGTGCCATGCGAACGATACTTCCGAAGAGGGACATCGTTTTACCGACATGGAGTCGGAGTATAAAAAAGGGGACAAATTCTGCGTCGACTGCCATATGGGGCCGCGCAAAGAGGGGGTGGCCGCAACGTTGCGCGACGCGCAGGGCAAACCGCACAAACGGCAGATCCGTTCCCACGGATTCATCGGTGCCCATACCGAAACGATGTGGAAAGACGCACTTGCGGTGAGTCTCAAACGCGCTTCGGGCGGACTGGAAGTGACATTGAACAATCCCAACCCCCATCCGCTTCCCGGAGGGTTCGGCGCACGGGAAATTCTGATCGAAGTGGCGTATTTCCGAAAAGGCACGGGGATGGGAACCCAAACCCGTTCGCTTACCTCCCGGTTCCTGAACAAGCGGGGCAAGCCGACCGTGCCGCATCTTGCGGCCAAAACGCTTGAAAACGTTTCCGTTCCGGCATACGGTTCAAAAAGCTTTACGTTCGGCATACTCAAGGGGGCGGATCAGGTGGCGGTAAGCGTTTCGTATCGGCTGGTGAATGAGGAGGTGCGAAAGATGCTGGGGCTTAAAGATCCGATCTGGTCGCGAAAAGCGGTGATTCAAAAAAAGGTGTTGAAGCTCTAA